One genomic segment of Panicum virgatum strain AP13 chromosome 2N, P.virgatum_v5, whole genome shotgun sequence includes these proteins:
- the LOC120662694 gene encoding uncharacterized protein LOC120662694, translated as MANEEGATPELLDALVDKRHRSYMSAADYMRADADDFTVARHFEAYLLWLFGWVMFCSSQGDSCPKQLIPLARSIADAPLHEMPQFSWGSAILAASYRGLCTGVTKVSAEEPIFVGCPLLLQLWSYERFPVGRPEMDFEPYVQLSADHDDVDRPTMGSLWCLRRPSWVGVQTRKSYHGFVGQFDALVDTDVRWTRQGQPPGSRWADKIRPYVDSWAAALDDVVFEDRPHSDEAFVDYLRWYLPRTRTRVVHVPPEAPIEAARVSETYPVVRDQNFAIAYDVIRAIESEASSSMGHYHDMTPAQHQSTLQKIVDMCKRFRRAVTCREDDTFLPPRSSGPVPVTGPSSRRSAPAAQSGPPPSPPPPDTMATPSGSAVRPTYVPRPAHLYSAAPGSSLFPSMDPYGAGSSSLRRPIHDLEYRQVRGTDDDEEIQEVDDLAQMEWVNTFFSSAPTQEVVGTSQLGGAPLATQDYSQVEQTPVPEQGRRSTRQTIPPEPLTYSQHHTRAVQAAERRGRRRGGKRGHI; from the exons ATGGCGAACGAGGAAGGAGCTACCCCTGAGTTGCTAGATGCTCTCGTCGACAAGCGCCACCGGTCGTACATGTCTGCG GCGGACTACATGAGGGCAGACGCAGACGACTTTACGGTTGCCAGGCACTTCGAGGCCTACTTACTGTGGCTGTTCGGCTGGGTCATGTTCTGCAGCTCGCAGGGTGACTCGTGCCCCAAACAGCTCATTCCTTTGGCGAGGTCgatagctgacgctccacttcaCGAGATGCCACAGTTCAGCTGGGGTTCTGCTATTTTGGCTGCGAGTTATAGGGGTCTTTGCACGGGCGTGACGAAGGTCTCAGCAGAGGAGCCCATTTTTGTTGGGTGTCCTCTACTGTTACAGCTCTGGTCTTACGAGCGTTTTCCCGTCGGTAGGCCAGAGATGGACTTCGAGCCGTACGTCCAGCTGTCCGCAGACCACGACGATGTCGACAGACCTACGATGGGTTCGTTGTGGTGCCTCAGGAGG CCTTCTTGGGTCGGCGTGCAGACGAGGAAGTCGTACCACGGCTTCGTTGGACAGTTTGACGCTCTTGTGGACACGGACGTGAG GTGGACACGGCAAGGTCAGCCACCAGGCTCGCGGTGGGCCGACAAGATCCGTCCTTACGTCGACTCTTGGGCCGCGGCCCTCGACGACGTTGTTTTCGAGGATCGGCCGCACAGCGACGAGGCGTTCGTGGACTACCTACGGTGGTACCTGCCGAGGACGCGCACACGTGTTGTGCACGTTCCACCAGAGGCTCCGATCGAGGCCGCAAGGGTGTCGGAGACGTACCCCGTAGTTCGAGACCAGAACTTCGCCATAGCG TACGATGTCATACGAGCGATTGAGTCCGAGGCTTCGTCGAGTATGGGCCATTACCATGACATGACGCCCGCCCAGCACCAAAGCACGCTGCAGAAGATCGTCGATATGTGCAAGCGATTCCGACGAGCCGTGACCTGTCGTGAGGACGACACCTTCCTCCCACCTCGCAGTTCGGGGCCGGTTCCTGTGACCGGTCCATCGTCACGACGGTCTGCACCCGCGGCACAGTCAGGTCCACCGccatcgccaccgccacctGACACGATGGCGACACCTTCGGGTTCTGCAGTTCGGCCCACGTACGTGCCGCGACCGGCACATTTGTACTCGGCAG CGCCCGGCTCGTCGCTGTTTCCGTCGATGGATCCCTACGGCGCTGGATCTTCGTCTCTTCGTCGTCCAATACACGATTTAG AGTACCGGCAGGTGAGAGGGACAGACGACGATGAGGAGATTCAGGAGGTGGACGACCTCGCGCAGATGGAGTGGGTGAACACGTTCTTCTCTTCTGCACCGACGCAGGAGGTCGTCGGCACTTCACAGCTGGGGGGTGCCCCACTCGCGACGCAGGACTACAGTCAGGTGGAGCAGACGCCTGTTCCTGAGCAGGGTCGTCGGTCCACTCGCCAGACCATCCCGCCGGAGCCACTGACGTACTCGCAGCACCACACTAGGGCGGTCCAGGCTGCAGAGCGACGTGGtaggaggagagggggcaagCGCGGACACATCTAG